From Parasphaerochaeta coccoides DSM 17374, a single genomic window includes:
- a CDS encoding DUF6672 family protein, translated as MNVKERRLLIRIGCVLLILAVALWMYFIGRQHTVLVDNRAVEQAGGTIQALKVVEVQVDGQKVIELFPRDRDQFTVTGQRHTITMRFTDSSYNDVEIVRSFRIPVGEDMVLISLPTFAADSKAGQDVWLSSFKPLVAPAAPVVEEVPVEEEVLFLEGF; from the coding sequence ATGAACGTTAAGGAAAGACGTTTGCTCATACGTATCGGTTGTGTCCTCCTGATTCTGGCTGTCGCCCTGTGGATGTATTTCATTGGACGGCAGCACACCGTGTTGGTGGACAACCGTGCTGTGGAACAGGCTGGAGGAACCATCCAGGCGCTGAAGGTCGTCGAGGTGCAGGTTGACGGACAGAAGGTCATTGAGCTTTTTCCCCGTGACCGTGACCAGTTCACTGTCACCGGGCAGCGGCATACCATCACCATGCGGTTCACCGATTCTTCATACAATGATGTGGAGATTGTGCGCTCCTTCCGTATTCCTGTGGGAGAGGACATGGTGCTGATTTCCCTTCCAACCTTCGCCGCTGACTCCAAGGCGGGGCAGGATGTGTGGCTTAGTTCTTTCAAGCCTTTGGTGGCTCCCGCCGCTCCCGTGGTAGAGGAAGTACCTGTGGAAGAAGAGGTTCTTTTCCTGGAAGGTTTCTGA
- a CDS encoding ABC transporter permease, which yields MNDVMKKVGRFLNDNMVTVLFVVICIFGIPLSGYSANYLIQEVIVRVARNAFLVLSLLIPIMAGMGLNFGMTLGAMAGQIGLIFISDWNIVGIPGMILAAIISTPISMFLGWMCGRILNMAKGREMVTSYIIGFFMNGIYQLIVLYLMGVLIPVRSSALILPRGYGIRNTVNLVNIRRSLDNLIPLRIAGIQIPVATFLIIAVICIFVVWFRRTKLGQDMRAVGQDMEVARSAGIKVERTRILSIILSTVFAGYGMIIYLSNIGTLNTYNSHAQIGMFSIAALLVGGASVNKASIGNVFLGVILFHVMFIVSSMAGKNLIGEAQLGEYFRVFISYGVITLALVLYEVRKRRDKSRIGRQLAHDQEQEVQA from the coding sequence ATGAATGATGTCATGAAAAAAGTCGGACGGTTCCTGAATGATAACATGGTGACGGTTCTGTTCGTCGTCATCTGTATCTTCGGCATACCGCTTTCAGGATATTCCGCGAACTACTTGATACAGGAAGTCATCGTCCGTGTGGCACGTAATGCGTTCCTGGTTCTTTCACTGTTAATTCCCATCATGGCAGGCATGGGCTTGAACTTCGGCATGACGCTCGGCGCCATGGCAGGTCAGATCGGTCTGATTTTCATAAGTGACTGGAACATCGTCGGTATTCCCGGAATGATTTTGGCAGCCATCATATCAACGCCCATCTCCATGTTCCTTGGATGGATGTGCGGACGGATACTCAACATGGCCAAGGGTCGTGAGATGGTCACCAGCTACATCATTGGGTTCTTCATGAATGGTATCTACCAGCTGATTGTGCTGTACTTGATGGGAGTTCTCATTCCTGTCCGCAGCAGTGCCTTGATTCTTCCCCGCGGATATGGAATCCGCAACACGGTCAACTTGGTCAACATCAGGCGGAGCCTGGACAATCTGATTCCTCTGCGGATAGCGGGGATACAGATTCCCGTGGCCACTTTCCTCATCATAGCCGTGATTTGCATATTTGTCGTCTGGTTCCGGCGCACCAAGCTGGGGCAGGACATGCGGGCGGTAGGCCAGGACATGGAAGTGGCTCGTTCGGCGGGCATCAAGGTGGAAAGGACGCGCATCCTGTCCATCATCCTGTCCACTGTGTTCGCTGGTTACGGCATGATCATCTACCTGTCCAACATCGGTACGCTGAACACTTATAACTCCCATGCGCAGATTGGCATGTTCTCCATTGCGGCTCTCCTTGTCGGCGGTGCGTCAGTCAACAAGGCGAGCATCGGCAATGTATTCCTTGGCGTCATTCTTTTCCATGTCATGTTCATCGTCTCCTCGATGGCAGGAAAAAACCTTATTGGAGAAGCCCAGTTGGGCGAATACTTCCGGGTATTCATTTCCTACGGTGTCATCACTCTTGCCTTGGTTCTCTATGAGGTGCGCAAGCGACGTGACAAGAGCCGGATAGGCAGGCAGCTTGCCCATGACCAGGAGCAGGAGGTACAGGCATGA
- a CDS encoding ABC transporter permease subunit gives MTFKPVYDKLRKFIKNFGWPRIIIAIFLLTLFITAPFVGVNFGTALSDTLVRFGMSSVLVLAMVPMVHSGTGLNFGLPLGIIAGLLGGTLSMEIGFTGPVSFLMAIVLATPFAVLFGYGYGQLLNKVKGGEMMIATYVGFSSVAFMCIMWLLLPYRNPTMVWGFAGTGLRTTISTEGYYLKVLDNFLKLNIGRLSIPTGMLLFFALLAFLVWAFLHTKTGTAMTAVGSNPVFARASGINIDRIRTLSVILSTWLAAIGILVYQQSFGFIQLYMGPFNMALPAVSAVLIGGASVNKASIPNVIIGTFLFQGILTMTPSVMNSIIQTDMSEVIRIIVSNGMILYALTRKTEASR, from the coding sequence ATGACGTTTAAACCTGTGTATGATAAACTCCGGAAGTTCATCAAGAACTTTGGATGGCCTCGGATCATCATAGCGATTTTCCTGCTGACGTTGTTCATCACCGCGCCTTTCGTGGGGGTAAACTTCGGAACAGCACTGTCAGATACGTTGGTACGTTTTGGCATGAGCAGCGTCTTGGTTCTGGCCATGGTTCCCATGGTTCATTCCGGGACAGGACTGAATTTCGGACTGCCCCTGGGCATCATCGCGGGTCTTCTGGGCGGAACACTTTCCATGGAAATAGGTTTCACGGGGCCGGTTTCGTTCCTCATGGCCATTGTCCTGGCTACGCCTTTCGCCGTACTTTTCGGGTATGGGTACGGGCAGCTTCTCAACAAAGTCAAGGGCGGAGAGATGATGATTGCCACCTACGTCGGTTTCTCATCCGTTGCCTTCATGTGTATCATGTGGCTCCTTCTTCCTTACCGCAACCCGACCATGGTATGGGGGTTTGCCGGAACTGGATTAAGGACGACCATTTCGACCGAAGGATATTACCTTAAGGTACTGGACAACTTTCTGAAACTGAATATCGGTCGTTTGTCAATTCCGACAGGCATGTTGCTGTTCTTCGCCTTGTTGGCGTTCCTCGTATGGGCGTTCCTCCATACCAAGACAGGTACGGCAATGACCGCCGTGGGTTCCAACCCGGTGTTCGCGCGGGCGAGCGGCATCAACATTGACAGGATCAGGACGCTGAGCGTCATCCTGTCCACATGGCTTGCCGCCATAGGCATCCTGGTGTACCAGCAGAGCTTTGGTTTCATACAGCTCTACATGGGACCCTTCAACATGGCCTTGCCCGCTGTATCCGCCGTCCTGATTGGCGGCGCGTCGGTCAATAAGGCCTCGATTCCCAATGTCATCATTGGTACGTTCCTTTTCCAAGGTATACTGACGATGACTCCTTCGGTCATGAATTCCATCATCCAGACCGACATGTCCGAGGTCATCAGGATTATCGTGTCCAATGGCATGATCCTGTACGCCCTCACCCGTAAGACGGAGGCGTCACGATGA
- a CDS encoding sugar ABC transporter ATP-binding protein, whose product MEGNDAPLMEMKGISKEFFGNQVLTDVNFTLHGGEILGLVGENGAGKSTLMKILFGMEEIWATGGYGGEMFMDGVPVSFSTPLDALKAGIGMVHQEFSLLPDFSATENILLNREPVKKSVLSEVFGNRMDALDRETMHKRALEAITKLGVQLAPDMLVSDMPVGHKQFTEIARELSKSTIKLLVLDEPTAVLTEQEADSLLTAIKRLSQAGIAVIFISHRLHEIIDICDTVMVMRDGRIIKAVPAAEASVQSLARWMVGREVAEANQKRKENHRAIHEQKNEPLMSIRNLWVDMPGETVRDVNLDVYPGEILGIGGLAGQGKLGLPNGVMGLYPAGGHVFFEGREIPLNKPRTFLDAGMAFVSEDRRGVGLLLDESLEWNIVFTAMQVQRKFLKKYLGGLVSWRDNEAIQKATRQYIDMLQIRTTGSKQKARQLSGGNQQKICLAKAFVLEPRLLFISEPTRGIDVGAKGLVLDALRADNEKNGTTIVMVSSELEELRAVCDRIAIVTDGRISGILPAETDSTEFGLLMVSHKDDGQGGAA is encoded by the coding sequence ATGGAAGGAAATGATGCTCCCCTGATGGAAATGAAGGGGATCAGCAAGGAGTTCTTCGGCAACCAGGTGTTGACGGATGTGAACTTCACCCTCCACGGAGGAGAAATCCTCGGACTTGTCGGAGAGAACGGAGCGGGCAAGAGTACGCTTATGAAGATTCTCTTTGGCATGGAGGAAATCTGGGCGACCGGCGGATATGGCGGGGAAATGTTCATGGATGGCGTTCCGGTCTCGTTTTCCACGCCTCTGGATGCCCTGAAAGCCGGCATAGGAATGGTACATCAGGAATTTTCGCTGTTGCCGGATTTCAGTGCTACGGAAAATATCCTGCTCAACCGTGAGCCAGTGAAGAAAAGCGTGCTGTCCGAGGTGTTCGGAAACCGCATGGACGCTTTGGATCGGGAGACAATGCACAAGAGGGCGCTTGAAGCTATTACGAAGCTGGGAGTGCAACTTGCTCCGGACATGCTGGTCAGTGACATGCCCGTCGGACACAAGCAGTTTACTGAAATTGCCCGTGAACTGAGTAAAAGCACAATAAAGCTTTTGGTCTTGGATGAACCGACCGCGGTCTTGACCGAGCAGGAGGCTGATTCTTTGCTCACAGCCATCAAGAGGCTTTCCCAGGCCGGGATTGCCGTCATCTTCATCAGCCATCGCCTGCATGAGATTATTGATATCTGTGATACTGTCATGGTGATGCGCGACGGCAGGATCATCAAGGCAGTACCCGCTGCCGAGGCTTCAGTACAGAGCCTTGCGCGTTGGATGGTAGGTCGTGAAGTCGCTGAAGCCAACCAGAAGCGTAAGGAGAACCATCGGGCGATTCATGAACAGAAAAATGAACCATTGATGAGCATTCGCAATCTCTGGGTGGATATGCCTGGAGAGACGGTCAGGGATGTTAACCTTGATGTATATCCGGGAGAAATCCTGGGTATCGGAGGGCTGGCTGGACAAGGAAAGCTGGGACTTCCCAACGGTGTTATGGGTCTGTATCCTGCTGGCGGACATGTCTTTTTTGAAGGACGGGAAATTCCCTTGAATAAACCCCGTACCTTCCTTGATGCGGGCATGGCCTTTGTATCTGAAGACAGGAGAGGCGTTGGTCTGTTGCTTGACGAGTCCCTTGAATGGAATATTGTATTCACAGCCATGCAGGTGCAGAGAAAGTTCTTGAAAAAATATCTGGGAGGTCTGGTCTCCTGGCGTGATAACGAAGCCATCCAGAAGGCGACCCGGCAGTATATCGACATGTTGCAGATTCGCACGACGGGCAGCAAGCAGAAGGCTCGCCAGCTTTCAGGCGGCAATCAGCAGAAGATATGTCTGGCCAAAGCATTCGTCCTTGAACCACGTCTGCTGTTCATCTCCGAGCCGACGCGCGGCATAGATGTGGGAGCGAAAGGTCTTGTGCTTGACGCCCTGCGCGCTGACAATGAGAAGAACGGCACGACGATTGTCATGGTGTCTTCCGAGTTGGAGGAACTTCGCGCTGTCTGCGACCGTATTGCCATTGTCACCGATGGCAGGATCAGCGGCATCCTTCCCGCGGAAACCGATTCCACTGAGTTCGGTCTCCTGATGGTGAGCCATAAGGACGACGGTCAGGGAGGCGCAGCATGA
- a CDS encoding DUF3798 domain-containing protein: MKKNLFLIVVLLIAATTLFAGGSSESKAPAATASNDFRIGIVTGTVSQSEDDLRGAERLIQEYGAVQNGGIIQHVTYPDNFMDEAETTISTIAGLADDPKIKAVIVNQGVPGTTEAFRRIKERRPDVLTFAGEPHEDPGVIQTAADLAINSDFVARGFLIINTAKNLGLDTFVHISFPRHMSYETLGRRATIMEAASKDLGIRFVRETAPDPTSDVGVAGAQQYILEKVPSWIEQYGKNAAFFVTNDAHTEPLLKQLLAYGGYFIEADLPSPLMGYPGALGIDLSAEAGDFPAILKKVESAVTAKGGAGRFGTWAYSYGYTTTAALGQHAINVLKGESEITSLSDLMKAYSKFTPGAKWNGSFYTDVTTGVRSRNHVLIYQDTYIMGAGYQGTPDVVVPEKYFTVK; the protein is encoded by the coding sequence ATGAAGAAGAATTTATTTCTTATTGTTGTCTTGCTGATTGCAGCCACAACGCTCTTTGCCGGTGGGTCGTCTGAGTCCAAGGCTCCGGCTGCCACAGCAAGCAATGACTTCCGCATCGGTATTGTCACCGGTACGGTATCCCAGTCGGAAGACGACCTGCGCGGAGCAGAGCGTCTCATACAGGAATATGGAGCAGTACAGAACGGTGGTATCATCCAGCATGTCACGTACCCTGATAACTTCATGGATGAAGCCGAGACGACCATCTCCACCATCGCTGGCCTCGCCGATGACCCCAAGATCAAGGCCGTCATCGTCAACCAGGGAGTTCCCGGCACCACCGAGGCATTCCGCAGGATCAAGGAACGCCGTCCGGATGTCCTGACCTTTGCTGGTGAACCTCATGAGGATCCGGGTGTAATCCAGACAGCGGCAGACCTCGCCATCAACAGCGACTTCGTTGCCCGCGGATTCTTGATCATCAACACTGCCAAGAATCTTGGACTCGATACCTTCGTCCACATTTCCTTCCCGCGCCACATGAGCTATGAGACGCTCGGTCGCCGCGCCACCATCATGGAAGCCGCCTCCAAAGACCTTGGAATACGCTTTGTCCGTGAGACTGCGCCAGATCCGACCAGCGATGTCGGTGTCGCCGGAGCCCAGCAGTACATCCTGGAGAAAGTTCCCTCATGGATTGAGCAGTATGGAAAGAATGCAGCCTTCTTCGTAACCAATGACGCTCATACCGAGCCTTTGCTCAAGCAGTTGCTCGCCTATGGCGGTTATTTCATTGAAGCTGACCTTCCTTCTCCACTGATGGGTTATCCTGGAGCCTTGGGCATTGACTTGTCCGCTGAAGCCGGGGATTTCCCTGCAATCCTGAAGAAGGTTGAAAGTGCTGTTACCGCGAAGGGCGGTGCCGGACGCTTCGGTACGTGGGCGTATTCCTATGGATATACTACCACCGCTGCGCTTGGACAGCATGCTATCAACGTGCTCAAGGGCGAGAGCGAGATAACCAGTCTCAGCGATCTGATGAAAGCCTACAGCAAGTTCACGCCGGGTGCAAAGTGGAACGGTTCGTTCTATACTGATGTCACTACGGGAGTCCGTTCCCGTAATCACGTATTGATTTATCAGGATACCTACATCATGGGTGCTGGCTATCAAGGCACTCCCGATGTCGTCGTACCTGAGAAGTACTTCACAGTGAAATAA